One stretch of Sinomonas terrae DNA includes these proteins:
- a CDS encoding baeRF2 domain-containing protein translates to MHALRDFAEALRESGPWCTIHADVSTGTVSSLEATEVLGDNMARQLADAGASPEDAKAAGRLVWSAKGAAGPVSRFVLIRNGEAVVDEVLPGAPAQPVVECGAIPNLLPLAAVRGGDLEYLVVEVERAEAKIARHRASARGPLDHQEMTGETENLRKVPVGGWSQGKYQHRTEEIWRRNGADVAAEINRIVEEGDVQLVVISGDERARQMVLDALSERAAALAQTVDMNSSAAGADRERFEEEVDAVVAGVAARRQHEILERLVGGLGSVAAGDWTETLRALQQARVDTLLLSPEVAEGRTLLALGAEPWIATDESESLGAPVLGNVDASAALLRAAVLTKADTVLFPRGALDNGEAAAALLRW, encoded by the coding sequence ATGCATGCCCTCAGGGACTTCGCCGAAGCCCTCCGTGAAAGTGGCCCCTGGTGCACCATCCACGCGGACGTGAGCACCGGAACCGTGAGCAGCCTCGAGGCGACCGAGGTGTTGGGCGACAACATGGCCCGGCAGCTCGCCGACGCCGGCGCGAGTCCCGAGGACGCCAAGGCTGCGGGCCGGCTGGTCTGGTCCGCGAAAGGCGCAGCCGGGCCGGTCTCGCGTTTCGTGCTCATCCGCAACGGTGAGGCGGTCGTGGACGAAGTCCTCCCGGGCGCGCCGGCCCAGCCCGTGGTGGAGTGCGGGGCGATCCCGAATCTGCTCCCGCTTGCAGCGGTGCGCGGCGGGGACCTCGAGTACCTCGTAGTCGAGGTCGAGCGCGCAGAGGCCAAGATCGCCCGCCACCGCGCCTCGGCCCGCGGCCCTCTCGACCACCAGGAGATGACGGGCGAGACCGAGAACCTGCGGAAGGTGCCCGTGGGCGGCTGGTCGCAGGGCAAGTACCAGCACCGCACAGAGGAGATCTGGCGGCGCAACGGCGCCGACGTGGCGGCCGAGATCAACCGGATCGTCGAGGAGGGCGACGTGCAGCTCGTCGTCATCTCCGGGGACGAACGCGCACGCCAGATGGTGCTCGACGCCCTGAGCGAGCGTGCCGCTGCCCTCGCCCAGACCGTCGACATGAACTCCTCCGCTGCCGGGGCAGACCGCGAGCGCTTCGAGGAGGAGGTCGACGCCGTCGTCGCGGGTGTCGCCGCACGGCGCCAGCACGAGATCCTCGAGCGCCTCGTCGGAGGGCTCGGAAGTGTCGCTGCCGGCGACTGGACGGAGACCCTCAGAGCGCTCCAGCAGGCGCGAGTCGACACCCTGCTCCTCTCGCCGGAGGTCGCCGAGGGCCGCACGCTCCTCGCACTGGGAGCCGAGCCGTGGATCGCCACGGACGAATCCGAGTCCCTCGGCGCCCCCGTCCTCGGGAACGTGGACGCATCCGCAGCCCTCCTCCGTGCAGCCGTCCTCACGAAGGCGGACACGGTCCTGTTCCCGCGGGGCGCCCTCGACAACGGCGAGGCCGCAGCCGCGCTCCTGCGGTGGTAG
- a CDS encoding Gfo/Idh/MocA family protein: MSAPGLPDGAGPRRPLGVAAIGYAFMGKAHSQAWRNVGAYFDVPAVEQRVLVGRDPDAVAEAAAKYGWAESATDWREVIARDDVDIVDICAPGWLHAEIAIAALEAGKHVLVEKPLANALAESEAMVAAAVAARGRGVQSMVGFNYRRVPALAFARKLIADGRLGVVREVRASYLQDWLADSSSPMTWRLRKETAGSGALGDIASHAIDQVQYLLSDTVTEASGRLHTFVGRRPGRDGAEDVTVDDAAWATLVLSGGALASVEASRVATGRKNSLRIEVYGSEGSLAFDLERLNELEFLDGSGPVQEQGFRRIVVTEPEHPYLEAWWPQGHVIGWEHTFTHQIRDFLLAIRDGNPPSPSFEDGLQVQRVLAAIEESAAAKSTTVQL; encoded by the coding sequence ATGAGCGCACCCGGCCTCCCCGACGGGGCCGGGCCGCGGCGGCCCCTCGGGGTCGCCGCGATCGGGTACGCGTTCATGGGCAAGGCGCACTCGCAGGCGTGGCGGAACGTGGGGGCGTACTTCGACGTCCCCGCCGTGGAGCAGCGCGTGCTGGTGGGCCGCGACCCGGACGCCGTTGCCGAGGCCGCGGCGAAGTACGGGTGGGCCGAGTCCGCGACGGACTGGCGCGAGGTGATCGCCCGGGATGATGTGGACATCGTGGACATCTGCGCCCCCGGCTGGCTGCACGCCGAGATCGCGATCGCCGCGCTCGAGGCCGGCAAGCACGTCCTCGTGGAGAAGCCGCTGGCGAACGCGCTCGCCGAGTCCGAGGCCATGGTCGCCGCGGCTGTCGCGGCACGGGGCCGCGGGGTGCAGTCGATGGTCGGGTTCAACTACCGGCGCGTCCCTGCCCTCGCGTTTGCGCGGAAGCTCATCGCGGACGGCCGGCTCGGGGTGGTGCGGGAGGTGCGCGCGTCCTACCTGCAGGACTGGCTTGCCGACTCCTCCTCGCCTATGACGTGGCGGCTCCGCAAGGAAACCGCCGGGTCCGGGGCGCTCGGGGACATCGCCTCGCACGCGATCGACCAGGTCCAGTACCTCCTCTCCGACACCGTCACGGAGGCCTCCGGGCGGCTGCACACCTTCGTGGGCCGCCGGCCGGGGCGGGACGGGGCCGAAGACGTCACGGTCGACGACGCAGCCTGGGCAACGCTCGTGCTCTCAGGCGGGGCCCTCGCCTCGGTGGAGGCCTCGCGGGTCGCTACGGGCAGGAAGAACTCGCTCCGGATCGAGGTCTACGGCTCCGAGGGCTCGCTCGCGTTCGACCTCGAGCGGCTCAACGAGCTCGAGTTCCTCGATGGGTCCGGACCGGTTCAGGAGCAGGGGTTCCGGCGGATCGTCGTCACCGAGCCCGAGCATCCGTACCTCGAGGCCTGGTGGCCGCAGGGCCACGTGATCGGGTGGGAGCACACGTTCACCCACCAGATCCGCGACTTCCTGCTGGCGATCCGTGACGGCAACCCGCCCTCGCCCTCCTTCGAGGACGGCCTGCAGGTCCAACGCGTCCTGGCCGCCATCGAGGAATCCGCCGCAGCCAAATCCACCACGGTCCAGCTGTAG
- a CDS encoding TetR/AcrR family transcriptional regulator has translation MPRIQAESNAAQRALTQRRILGAFGELLFTRGLPGLTMTDVARQAGVGRTAVYNYYADLEELLIGYALDETGRFLSDLKDELSRLDNPVDRLAVYIRAQVEDLSRRHLPPGPAMRAVLSPSSFAKLGDHVGELNAVLRDILRACMEESYIPRADLDELAQLVLGSLAASANRGRREGDGGAPDLGIHEPGTRHDRHTEATVRFIQLGVGARFDEIGRPVKG, from the coding sequence ATGCCCCGCATTCAGGCAGAATCGAACGCCGCTCAGCGCGCGCTCACTCAGCGCCGCATTCTCGGGGCCTTCGGTGAGCTGCTCTTCACGCGCGGCCTCCCTGGACTGACAATGACCGACGTCGCACGGCAAGCCGGCGTCGGACGGACTGCCGTCTACAACTACTACGCGGATCTCGAAGAGCTCCTCATCGGCTACGCCCTCGACGAGACCGGCCGCTTCCTGAGTGACCTGAAGGACGAGCTCAGCCGTCTCGACAATCCCGTTGACCGACTCGCCGTCTACATCCGTGCCCAGGTTGAGGACCTTTCCCGCCGCCATCTCCCGCCGGGACCCGCGATGCGGGCAGTGCTCTCGCCCTCGTCGTTCGCGAAGCTCGGCGACCATGTAGGCGAGCTCAACGCTGTGCTGCGGGACATCCTCCGAGCATGCATGGAGGAGAGCTACATCCCGCGAGCCGACCTCGACGAACTCGCCCAGCTCGTGCTCGGTTCGCTCGCCGCGAGCGCGAACCGTGGGCGCAGGGAAGGCGACGGCGGAGCTCCGGACCTCGGCATCCACGAACCGGGCACAAGGCACGATCGTCATACCGAGGCCACCGTGCGCTTCATCCAGCTCGGCGTGGGGGCGCGATTCGATGAGATCGGGCGCCCGGTCAAAGGCTGA
- a CDS encoding DUF1918 domain-containing protein: MNAVQGDRIIIHGRTVDSKDRHGEIVEVKGTNGDPPYVVRFDDGHESVVFPGGDFSIEKPTS, encoded by the coding sequence ATGAACGCTGTGCAGGGAGACCGCATCATCATCCACGGCCGGACGGTGGACTCCAAGGACCGGCACGGGGAGATCGTCGAAGTCAAGGGGACCAACGGGGATCCGCCCTACGTGGTCCGCTTCGACGACGGGCACGAGTCCGTGGTGTTTCCGGGCGGCGACTTCTCGATCGAGAAACCGACCAGCTGA
- a CDS encoding type II toxin-antitoxin system VapB family antitoxin produces MIFKAVGDGRPYPDHGYHTPKDWAALPPRPVRLDELVTTKRTLDLEALLAEDSTFFGDLFPHVVQYQGVLYLEDGLHRALRTALHQRTAIHARVLDLDS; encoded by the coding sequence GTGATCTTCAAAGCTGTGGGGGACGGCCGCCCCTACCCGGACCATGGGTACCACACCCCCAAGGACTGGGCTGCCCTCCCGCCGCGTCCCGTGCGGCTCGACGAGCTCGTCACCACCAAGCGCACCTTGGACCTCGAGGCCCTCCTCGCCGAGGACTCGACCTTCTTCGGCGACCTCTTCCCGCACGTCGTCCAGTACCAAGGGGTCCTGTACCTCGAGGACGGACTCCATCGCGCCCTGCGGACGGCCCTTCACCAGCGCACGGCCATCCACGCCCGCGTTCTCGACCTCGACTCCTGA
- a CDS encoding HPP family protein — translation MTERLGSLGAGLYAGVLCLVVLAIAGFVGLGLHEPWLFPSLGPTAMMFFETPQAKTSRPLDTLVGHGVALVVGIALFFAFGLDRLPSAPSGGLTLGHVLAGALSVAVTTLILSWIKLPHPPAGATTLIVSLGILRGFPAWGTMAAAIVLLTVVGWGLNILLHEYPARRFEPAAKQ, via the coding sequence GTGACGGAGAGGCTCGGGTCGCTGGGCGCCGGGCTCTACGCTGGAGTGCTGTGTCTTGTGGTGCTCGCGATAGCCGGGTTCGTGGGCCTCGGGCTGCACGAACCGTGGCTATTCCCGAGCCTCGGCCCCACCGCGATGATGTTCTTCGAGACGCCGCAAGCGAAAACGTCAAGACCGCTGGACACGCTGGTCGGGCACGGGGTTGCGCTCGTGGTCGGGATCGCGCTGTTCTTTGCGTTCGGGCTGGACAGGCTCCCGTCCGCACCGAGCGGTGGCCTGACCCTCGGGCACGTCCTCGCCGGCGCCCTCTCGGTCGCGGTCACGACGCTCATACTTTCATGGATCAAGCTGCCTCACCCTCCCGCAGGGGCGACCACGCTCATCGTGAGCCTCGGGATCCTGCGGGGCTTCCCGGCGTGGGGCACGATGGCCGCGGCCATTGTGCTGCTCACGGTGGTGGGCTGGGGGCTCAACATTCTGCTGCACGAATACCCTGCGCGCCGTTTCGAGCCGGCAGCCAAGCAGTGA
- a CDS encoding sugar phosphate isomerase/epimerase family protein, which translates to MAFSVQLYTVRDAIEEDLPGTIRRLAEIGYTMAEPYKFAERAEEFAAAFEENGISAPTGHAPLLSADQDEIFAAAKRLGIGTVIDPFVPAEKWQDAETIRDTAARLNEAAKKGAEYGIRVGYHNHWWELESKVEGTNALEFFASLLDPEVVLEVDAYWVAVGGEDPIAVLQRLGDRVVAVHLKDGPVNEDRKAQQPAGQGKVDIWGVIAAVKNLEVGVVEFDDYSGDIFEGVAASLRYLEAGAPVGEEAAR; encoded by the coding sequence ATGGCCTTTTCAGTCCAGCTCTACACCGTCCGGGATGCGATCGAGGAGGACCTGCCGGGCACGATACGCCGGCTGGCGGAGATCGGCTACACAATGGCCGAGCCGTACAAGTTCGCAGAGCGCGCCGAGGAGTTCGCCGCGGCCTTCGAGGAGAACGGCATCAGCGCCCCGACCGGGCACGCCCCGCTGCTCTCGGCCGATCAGGACGAGATCTTCGCCGCGGCCAAGCGCCTCGGCATAGGGACTGTGATCGATCCGTTCGTCCCGGCCGAGAAGTGGCAGGACGCCGAGACCATCCGCGACACCGCCGCCCGCCTGAATGAGGCCGCGAAGAAGGGCGCGGAGTACGGCATCCGCGTTGGTTACCACAACCACTGGTGGGAGCTCGAGTCCAAGGTCGAGGGAACGAACGCGCTCGAGTTCTTCGCGTCCCTTCTCGACCCAGAGGTCGTCCTCGAAGTGGATGCGTACTGGGTGGCCGTGGGCGGCGAGGACCCGATCGCAGTCCTCCAGCGGCTCGGCGACCGCGTCGTCGCCGTCCACCTCAAGGACGGGCCCGTCAACGAGGACCGCAAGGCCCAGCAGCCCGCGGGCCAAGGCAAGGTTGACATCTGGGGTGTCATCGCTGCCGTGAAGAACCTCGAGGTCGGGGTCGTCGAGTTCGACGACTACTCCGGGGACATCTTCGAGGGCGTCGCCGCCTCGCTGCGGTACCTCGAGGCTGGCGCCCCTGTCGGTGAGGAGGCCGCCCGATGA
- a CDS encoding SAM-dependent methyltransferase, with product MDTETTEGPSEFWNSFYSERERVWSGKPNPALVREVETVAPARALDLGCGEGADAIWLAERGWTVTGVDVSAVALSRARQHAEDAGVASRVEWLERDLAEWEPEGEYDLVSAQFLHSPVELPRDRILRRAAETVAPGGLLLVVGHTAFPPWARHRHADEAELPRAEELAMTLGLRAGGWELETVTSEEREVTGPEGQKAVMTDAVLRARRVRAA from the coding sequence ATGGACACCGAGACCACTGAGGGCCCCTCCGAGTTCTGGAACAGCTTCTACAGCGAGCGCGAACGCGTTTGGAGCGGCAAGCCCAATCCGGCGCTCGTCCGTGAGGTCGAGACGGTTGCCCCCGCGCGGGCCCTTGACCTCGGGTGCGGCGAGGGCGCGGACGCGATCTGGCTCGCCGAGCGCGGCTGGACCGTCACGGGGGTGGACGTCTCCGCCGTCGCGCTCTCCCGCGCCCGGCAGCACGCCGAAGACGCTGGCGTCGCGAGCCGCGTGGAGTGGCTCGAACGCGACCTCGCCGAGTGGGAACCGGAGGGCGAATACGACCTGGTCTCGGCCCAGTTCCTGCACTCGCCGGTCGAGCTGCCGCGCGATCGGATCCTCCGCCGCGCCGCGGAGACCGTCGCACCGGGCGGCCTGCTGCTCGTCGTCGGGCACACCGCCTTTCCGCCGTGGGCAAGGCACCGCCACGCGGACGAGGCGGAGCTTCCGAGGGCGGAGGAGCTCGCCATGACCCTAGGGTTGCGGGCCGGCGGGTGGGAGCTCGAGACGGTGACGTCGGAGGAGCGGGAAGTGACGGGGCCGGAGGGCCAGAAGGCGGTCATGACGGATGCCGTGCTGAGGGCCCGCCGCGTGAGGGCGGCCTGA
- a CDS encoding Gfo/Idh/MocA family protein, with protein sequence MSRGPVGVAVIGAGVISKQYLDNLTKFPDLKVHVIADLFPEAAKARAEEYGIAEHGSPELALNHPDVDIIVNLTIPAAHVEVATAAVRAGKHVWSEKPFSLDRESGLGLLQEADDAGLRLGCAPDTFLGAGLQTARRVIERGDIGVPLTAQTVFQTPGPESWHPNPAFLFQRGAGPLFDMGPYYFTALIQTFGSIRRVAALGSKAKATRVIGSGPKAGEEFQVEVPTHVSALAQFESGASSHSIFSFESPRTRMGFIEITGTEATLSLPDPNYFDGDLEICKAGEHEWTKIPTTGPANGRGMGVLDMARSIRAGELHRATGQLAYHVLDTMVSVSESIDSGAFTDVASSAPSSAPLPEDWAPEEATLDGVLA encoded by the coding sequence ATGAGCCGCGGACCCGTGGGCGTCGCCGTCATCGGCGCCGGTGTCATCAGCAAGCAGTACCTTGACAACCTCACCAAGTTCCCGGACCTGAAGGTCCATGTGATCGCGGACCTGTTCCCCGAGGCGGCCAAGGCCCGCGCCGAGGAGTACGGGATCGCCGAGCACGGCTCCCCCGAGCTGGCACTGAACCACCCGGACGTGGACATCATCGTGAACCTCACGATCCCGGCCGCCCACGTCGAGGTCGCCACCGCCGCGGTGCGCGCGGGCAAGCACGTCTGGAGCGAGAAGCCCTTCTCGCTCGACCGCGAGAGCGGGCTCGGTCTGCTGCAGGAAGCGGACGACGCCGGGCTGCGGCTCGGGTGCGCCCCGGACACCTTCCTCGGTGCTGGCCTGCAGACGGCCCGGCGGGTGATCGAGCGCGGCGATATCGGGGTTCCCCTCACGGCCCAGACGGTCTTCCAGACCCCGGGCCCGGAGTCCTGGCACCCGAATCCGGCGTTCCTGTTCCAGCGCGGGGCCGGCCCGCTGTTCGACATGGGCCCCTATTACTTCACCGCGCTGATCCAGACGTTCGGCAGCATCCGCCGCGTCGCCGCGCTCGGATCCAAGGCCAAGGCCACCCGCGTGATCGGCTCCGGGCCGAAGGCCGGGGAGGAGTTCCAGGTCGAGGTCCCCACGCACGTGAGCGCCCTCGCACAGTTCGAGTCCGGCGCGTCCTCGCACAGCATCTTCAGCTTCGAGTCCCCCCGGACCCGGATGGGCTTCATCGAGATCACCGGCACCGAGGCCACGCTCTCGCTGCCGGACCCGAACTACTTCGACGGAGACCTGGAGATCTGCAAGGCCGGCGAGCACGAGTGGACCAAGATCCCCACCACCGGCCCCGCGAATGGGCGCGGCATGGGCGTTCTCGACATGGCCCGCTCCATCCGTGCAGGCGAGCTCCACCGGGCCACGGGCCAGCTCGCCTACCACGTCCTGGACACCATGGTCTCGGTCTCCGAGTCGATCGACTCGGGTGCGTTCACCGACGTCGCCAGCTCGGCGCCGTCGTCCGCTCCCCTGCCCGAGGACTGGGCGCCCGAGGAAGCGACCCTCGACGGGGTGCTCGCATGA
- a CDS encoding aldo/keto reductase — protein sequence MDYTRLGNTGLEVSRLAVGCMSFGDPQRGNHPWSLPEEESRTLIKQAVEAGINFFDTANVYSAGSSEEIVGRALADFADRDWIVLATKVHGRMHEGANGGGLSRKAIMSEIDASLRRLGTDYVDLYQIHRWAPHTPIEETLEALHDVVKAGKARYIGASSMWAWQFSKAQHLARANGWTPFISMQDHYNLLNREEEREMYPLCADEGVGAIPWSPLARGRLAREWGTTTNRTETDQFGRTLYHESDKAIVDAVGRVADRRGVARAQVALAWVLRNPVVAAPIVGATKSSHLEDAIAALEIELDDAEAAELEEAYTPHEPAGF from the coding sequence ATGGACTACACACGTCTCGGCAACACCGGCCTCGAAGTCTCTCGCCTCGCCGTAGGCTGCATGAGCTTCGGCGACCCGCAGCGGGGCAACCACCCCTGGAGCCTCCCCGAGGAGGAGAGCCGCACACTCATCAAGCAGGCGGTCGAGGCCGGCATCAACTTCTTCGATACAGCCAACGTCTACTCGGCCGGCAGCAGCGAGGAGATCGTGGGCCGCGCGCTCGCGGACTTCGCCGACCGTGACTGGATCGTCCTCGCCACCAAGGTCCACGGCCGCATGCACGAGGGGGCGAACGGCGGCGGCCTCTCCCGCAAGGCGATCATGAGCGAGATCGACGCGAGCCTCCGCCGTTTGGGAACCGACTACGTGGACCTCTACCAGATCCACCGGTGGGCCCCGCACACGCCCATCGAGGAAACGCTCGAGGCGCTGCACGACGTCGTCAAGGCCGGCAAGGCGCGCTACATCGGGGCTTCCTCGATGTGGGCGTGGCAGTTCTCGAAGGCCCAGCACCTCGCCCGCGCGAACGGTTGGACCCCCTTCATCTCGATGCAGGACCACTACAACCTCCTCAACCGCGAGGAGGAGCGCGAGATGTACCCGCTGTGCGCGGACGAGGGCGTCGGGGCCATCCCATGGAGTCCCCTTGCGCGTGGCCGCCTCGCCCGCGAATGGGGGACGACGACGAACCGCACCGAGACCGACCAGTTCGGCCGCACGCTGTACCACGAGAGCGACAAGGCGATCGTCGACGCCGTCGGCCGCGTCGCCGACCGCCGGGGAGTCGCGCGTGCGCAAGTCGCCCTCGCCTGGGTGCTGCGCAACCCCGTCGTGGCCGCGCCGATCGTCGGGGCGACCAAGAGCTCCCATCTGGAGGACGCCATCGCCGCCCTCGAGATCGAACTCGACGACGCCGAGGCCGCGGAGCTCGAGGAGGCTTACACGCCGCACGAGCCCGCCGGCTTCTAA
- a CDS encoding ROK family transcriptional regulator → MADDGRSGPRAGDLFQLLRDGKPWTRAELATTTGLARSTVAGKVDLLLSSGLVVSVGEASSSGGRPPSRFAFHAEARTVLAVDVGASHVRVALTDLNGEVLAEEREAMPVAAGPEAVLGYVVESGERLLTATRHPESLLAGVGIGLPGPVEHATGRPVKPPIMPGWDGFDVVGFVQQSLRVPVLVDNDVNIMALGERAGFWPDVDDLLFIKLATGIGSGIISSGNLQRGADGTAGDLGHVRVARGDGVVCHCGNVGCLEALASGEAVARSLAEQGVEARNGAMVVELASHGNSAAIQSLRQAGRDIGEVLATCVNLLNPSVIVIGGSMAAAGEHVMAGVREVVYRRSPPLATTNLRIVLSRAGERAAVMGASQLVSQHVLSPAGIEAALLSMATAG, encoded by the coding sequence ATGGCAGACGACGGACGCTCTGGTCCCCGCGCCGGCGACCTGTTCCAGCTCCTCCGCGACGGGAAGCCGTGGACGCGGGCGGAGCTTGCGACGACCACGGGGCTCGCGCGCTCGACAGTGGCCGGCAAAGTCGACCTCCTGCTCAGCTCTGGCCTCGTAGTGTCCGTCGGCGAGGCCAGCTCGAGCGGCGGCCGTCCGCCGTCCCGCTTCGCGTTCCACGCCGAGGCCCGCACCGTGCTCGCGGTCGACGTCGGCGCGAGCCACGTCCGGGTTGCCCTCACCGATTTGAACGGCGAGGTGCTCGCCGAAGAGCGCGAGGCCATGCCCGTCGCCGCTGGCCCGGAAGCCGTGCTCGGCTACGTCGTCGAGTCCGGCGAGCGTCTGCTCACCGCGACGCGCCACCCCGAGAGCCTGCTCGCCGGCGTCGGCATCGGGCTCCCGGGGCCGGTCGAGCATGCAACGGGACGGCCCGTGAAGCCCCCAATCATGCCTGGCTGGGACGGGTTCGACGTCGTCGGCTTCGTCCAGCAGTCCCTGCGCGTCCCGGTTCTCGTGGACAACGACGTCAACATCATGGCACTCGGCGAGCGCGCCGGGTTCTGGCCCGATGTCGACGACCTCCTCTTCATCAAGCTCGCTACCGGCATTGGCTCCGGCATCATCAGCAGCGGCAATCTCCAGCGCGGTGCCGACGGCACTGCCGGCGACCTCGGCCATGTGCGCGTGGCGAGGGGCGACGGCGTCGTATGCCATTGCGGGAATGTCGGCTGCCTCGAGGCGCTCGCCTCGGGGGAGGCCGTCGCGCGTTCCCTCGCGGAGCAAGGGGTAGAGGCGCGCAACGGCGCGATGGTGGTCGAGCTGGCCTCGCATGGCAACAGCGCCGCGATCCAGTCCCTGCGGCAGGCCGGACGCGACATCGGCGAGGTGCTCGCAACCTGTGTGAACCTGCTCAATCCGAGCGTGATCGTGATCGGCGGCTCGATGGCTGCCGCGGGGGAGCACGTCATGGCCGGGGTGCGTGAGGTCGTGTACCGCCGCTCGCCGCCGCTCGCCACGACGAACCTGCGGATCGTCCTCTCCCGCGCGGGCGAGCGGGCTGCCGTCATGGGCGCGAGCCAGCTTGTCTCCCAGCACGTGCTCTCGCCGGCCGGCATCGAGGCCGCCCTGCTGAGCATGGCGACGGCGGGCTGA
- a CDS encoding nucleoside/nucleotide kinase family protein, producing the protein MTADVQAATVADLIGAATRLASPDRRAILGITGAPGAGKSTLGERIVEALGPERAVLVPMDGFHLADAVLAARDLRHVKGAIHTFDDAGFASLLERIRQQRPGEIVYAPRFDRHLEEPIAGSIEVRPDVPLVVTEGNYLLADDGAWPRVRACLTECWFLDPQPDVRRERLVARHVAFGKSPDAARAWALGTDEANAALIATTAARADRVLRVVEG; encoded by the coding sequence ATGACGGCAGACGTCCAAGCGGCGACCGTCGCGGACCTCATCGGTGCCGCCACCCGGCTGGCATCCCCTGATCGGCGCGCGATCCTCGGCATCACCGGGGCGCCCGGCGCCGGGAAATCGACGCTCGGCGAGCGGATCGTCGAGGCGCTCGGCCCGGAGCGCGCAGTGCTCGTGCCCATGGACGGCTTCCACCTGGCCGATGCGGTCTTGGCCGCCCGCGACCTCCGCCACGTCAAGGGCGCCATCCACACCTTCGACGACGCTGGCTTCGCCTCCCTCCTCGAACGCATCCGGCAGCAGCGTCCGGGCGAGATCGTCTATGCGCCGCGCTTCGACCGGCACCTCGAGGAGCCCATCGCCGGAAGCATAGAGGTGCGGCCCGACGTCCCCCTCGTCGTCACCGAGGGGAATTACCTCCTAGCGGACGACGGCGCGTGGCCGCGGGTGCGGGCCTGCCTCACCGAGTGCTGGTTCCTGGACCCGCAGCCGGATGTGCGCCGGGAACGGCTCGTCGCGCGCCACGTCGCCTTCGGCAAGAGCCCCGACGCCGCCCGGGCGTGGGCTCTCGGGACGGACGAGGCGAACGCCGCCCTCATCGCGACGACGGCCGCACGCGCCGACAGGGTGCTGAGGGTCGTCGAGGGGTAG
- a CDS encoding LytR C-terminal domain-containing protein, with amino-acid sequence MSRKPKDLTVYHGHHVIDGEQLRSQFEAEQDEQERRRSHWRRVRHGVLLTLLLLLVVAGSTGAWAILTGRIVLTPQAASPAPTLGCPAGPFDYAPPPSVHVNVLNAAGQEGLARSVADQLKQRKFVVGKVANSTTDGAPPALIVSGPAGEGAAFTIQRNVPGSVFTLDSRGDSSVDLILLPGFAGLKDPGLVDQTPGGLACVGATPSPVPPGSPGP; translated from the coding sequence ATGAGCCGCAAGCCCAAGGACCTCACCGTCTACCACGGGCACCACGTCATCGACGGGGAGCAGCTGCGTTCGCAGTTCGAGGCGGAGCAAGACGAGCAGGAACGCCGGCGGAGCCACTGGCGCAGGGTCCGGCACGGGGTCTTGCTCACGCTCCTGCTGCTCCTCGTCGTCGCCGGCTCGACGGGAGCCTGGGCCATTCTGACCGGCCGCATCGTCCTCACGCCGCAGGCCGCCTCGCCCGCGCCGACGTTGGGGTGCCCTGCCGGTCCTTTCGACTACGCTCCTCCGCCGTCCGTCCACGTGAACGTGCTCAACGCCGCGGGCCAGGAGGGTCTCGCGCGCAGCGTCGCGGACCAGCTTAAGCAGCGGAAGTTCGTCGTCGGCAAGGTCGCCAACTCCACGACGGACGGAGCGCCGCCCGCACTCATCGTGTCCGGGCCGGCAGGCGAAGGGGCTGCCTTCACGATCCAGCGCAACGTACCCGGGAGCGTCTTCACCCTCGATTCGCGGGGCGACTCGAGCGTGGACCTCATTCTCCTGCCCGGCTTCGCGGGCCTCAAGGATCCGGGTCTGGTAGACCAGACGCCCGGGGGGCTCGCCTGCGTCGGGGCCACCCCAAGCCCCGTGCCGCCCGGCAGCCCTGGGCCGTAG